The Gossypium hirsutum isolate 1008001.06 chromosome D06, Gossypium_hirsutum_v2.1, whole genome shotgun sequence genome contains the following window.
GAATGATGGAAATTTCTTAGGTCATTTTGTAAGATAAATTATGATATAtgatgtatatttatattcaGCTAATGATAGGTAAAATAAATTCATACGCCTATAACATGGTTGTTTTAGGGTTCGGTATTTAAAGGTCAAGTTGTTGGTTTAAGACTTGATTTCAAAATGTGTTATAAAAGCGGTTGTATATTCGGTTATGGTATTTGGCACTTTTGATAAGGTTTTATGTTTGGATGAATATTAGGCCGtataatatgttttgttttgtcTTAAAATGCGAATATgcttaagttaataaaatagatATATACAAATCGATATCTTGATATATGTTCGgtatttgaaatgaaatatgattgATTATACTTGAGATATTCGAATGCTATGTAATTGATTTGGTATGATAAAATGCGCATAAGGCTATAATGTTGAAACAAGGTTATACTTGAcaattttgtgaaattgttaatgtTACATATGCTAATGGACAAAAAGTCATGTGATatgatttatttggtttaatatgCCCATATATAGGATTATGAAGAAAAATGTTCGATTTTTATTAGGTATTCAAATACCATTAAGGTGATGTGcatatgaattttggttatgtatttaTAAAGTATATGTATTGTATGACTTTGAGGTATGTTAATTGGTTTGAAAATTTGACTATATACCTGATATAAAATAGGTTGAATTTTGAGGTACGGTTCGTATATGCAATGATCCAGTAAATATATTTAGATATGGCTTTGACATTAGGAAATACGCACTGGTATAATGGTAATTAAAACATGTTTGgtcatgtttttatttatatcaCCAATGCCgcataaatgaatgaaaaaaatttagtAGTGAAATATGGTTCGTTTGATGTTTAATTTGTACATGTGCAAGAGCTTTATAATAATAGGTTGATATTCAACTAATGGGATAGTTGTTTTGTTATATGTTCTgtatatgatatgttttgatatatgctaaaatatgtattaattatgcaATGTTATGATTGTTATGATTTTAAGACTTGATATTTGATCAAGTTACGAGCAATTGATGTGATTGAAATTTCGAGTTGTGAAAGGAAATGATTAtctgtatgaattgtgataagaccggtaatgcctcgtaaccctaattcggcgatggatacgggttaggggtgttacataatgaaATTTAAAGTTTCTTCTTACCATTATCGCTTGAGAGGTGGATATATGCTTGTCGTCGAAACAAATTAGAGAGGTTATTATTCGTAAAAATTTAATCCAAACGAATAAAAtacgaaataattaaaaaattctaatatttttaaatgaaagtATCAGAAAATTTAGAACAATAGCTTGAGAAAATTAAGAGATTAGAAAGATTTTAGAGAATAGGATGcgagtgaaaaaaataaaattagagggTATTTATAAGGAAAAATTATTATCGTTAGggccctttaaatttttttaccgtTGCTTGACCAACGttcaaaaagaaattgaatttgacCGTGAAGGAAAACGCGTCCAACTGAACGCGCTTCCTATCCAATTAGACGCACTTTCTGTCAAGTTGGGGAAACTATTtgcctcattttttaaaaaaatagtataaaccCCTAATTAAAAAGAATTGGCATATTTggctaatttaacaaaaaaaaaatttaatcaatatattatttcaataaaaataatatatttaattcttatataaaaatataaatgaaattacatttaaatttttacagaaaaaaaaatggtcaaaATTGTCATTTAAGCCCAACTCGTCTTTACTTCATTTCTTACCCTCTCACTGACAGTCTCTCAAAGCCTCGATCTAGCAGAAGAGAAGAAGAGTAGAAAGCTTGAATTCTGAAATCGTTTCAAGCCATGAGCACGACTCAACAAGGAACCCACTCCCTTGCCTTCAGGGTGATGCGGCTTTGCAAGCCTTCTTTCCACGTCGAACCTCCCTTCCGCCTTGACCCCGCCGATCTCTTCGTCGGTGAAGACATCTTTGACGACCCACTCGCTGCCGCTAACCTTCCTCCGCTCTTATCTTCCCAACTCACTAAGTCAATGGACTCCTCCGATCTGACTTACGGCAACCGATTCCTCCTCCACCATCCATCTGATGCTATGGGCTTCTCTGGCCTCCTCCTCCTCCCTCAATCCTTCGGGTCTCACTACATccctcttttccttttcttttaagttctttaatttcttatttattaGTGTTGATTAAATTAATGTAGGGCGATTTATTTGGGAGAGACATTCTGCAGCTATATTagcatcaataataactctaatTTTGAAGTCAGGGACATTATTATTAAGGTCAGTTTGTTTAATTTGTTACTTTTTGATGAAGTTGCCCCAATTTTTAGCTGATTTCAATTGTTTATCTGCTGCATTGATAATGTCTTTGAAACTAAAGggaattttaatttgaattttaaaattgacattttGTCCCCTCTTTGATCGAGTTTGATTAAGCTTTTGTATTACTAGCATGAAAAATTGAAAAGGGTTAGATCATGTGCTTCTTCTTAAGCTTGTTTGAGTATCGGAAATCCCTTTTTTTCActgttctttttaatttatttacttattttcacgTATGTTGAGAAAAGTGGCTAACTGAGGTTTTGCCTGGGTGTTCGTACAAACTTTTACGTATGTTGAGAAGTCTTTGTTTGGTTGTAGGCTGAAATTCAAACGGAGAGGCAGAGGATCCTCCTGTTGGATACATCAAAATCACCTGTTGAATCTGTACGTGCAGGCGGACGATATGATTTCATTGTGGAACATGATGTCAAGGAACTTGGAGCTCATACGTATGTAGCAGCTGGTTGGTTTTTATATTTCCTGTAATTCTTTAATTATATTTCCTCTAACTTGGTCTTTATTTGTTGCGCGACAAAATTCAGGCTGGTTTGCACTGCATTGTACAATGATAATGATGGAGAAAGAAAATATCTTCCACAGTTTTTCAAGTTCGTTGTTGCGAACCCTTTATCAGTTAGGACAAAGGTACTGTCCCATGCCTCAAGAGAGAAATAAGTTAAATCTAATGTGCATGCTGGCATTTGTTGCTGTTCTTTGAGACTGTTTCTTAGTTTTAACTTTGACTTTTTCCCATTCAAAATTGTAATTTCTTTTCTATCCCTGTTGTGCAGGTCCGCACTGTCAAGGTAGGTTGAGACTTGAGTTCTCTGATGTAAGTTTATAAAGCCTAGATAATCACGCTGCTATTAGTAGATTCTTTTTGCGTAATGCAAACTATAGAAATGAAAGGGCTAAAATGGAATGGAATATATAAATTGCAAGTGATTTGTAAAtgaaattgatataaaataaattcCTACAACCTGAGTATTTTATCGCTCCTTCACTGAGGATTGTTCGAGGGGAGGGCAAGGCATAGGCTACCCTTCATTATGCACCTTAGCCTCTGAGTTTCCTCCTgttgttttcattttcttttgtttttcctcaTTTGGAGCATTAAAAGCCAAGTCAGATGTGTGTTTTTTCTGTCGCAACTTGGTTTCTGCAATATGTAAAGCTACCATCTGATGATTGGAGTGCTTCATTTGGTTTTATAGTTGTTGATCTTTGACAAGTGCTGCCAATACCAGCACCTTTGTCTTAACCTTTGTTTACGTCTGCATTGCTAGTTGTAGAAGTTGTAAATCAACTTGGGTTTTGTCCTTCTGTAATAGCTGAATTTTTCTATCTCAGGAAACTACCTATTTAGAAGCTTGCATAGAGAATCATACAAAATCAAACCTTTATATGGACCAAGTTGAGTTTGAACCAGCTCCTCATTGGAGTGCTACAGTACTAAAAGCTGATGAACTCCATCCTGCAGATAATTCATCAACTGGGTAAGTAGTGGGTATATCACATggatgtatgattttgattgctTTTCTGTTAGAATCTTGTCCAAACAATGCTTTGAGTTATGAATTCTGATTACCTTTTTGATAATTTGACTAAAACTGTTTATCATTTAGTGGCAGAGAAATATTTAAGCCACCTATTCTTATCAGATCTGGTGGGGGAATTCACAATTACCTTTATCAACTGAAATTGGCTTCACCTGATTCTGCACAAATGAAGGTAGAGGGGACTAATATTCTTGGTAAACTTCAGATAACATGGCGTACAAATCTGGGTGAACCTGGTCGCTTGCAAACACAGCAAATTCTAGGCACTGTAagttaaaacaattataattTTAGAAGAATAAGTTTCGTGTTCGCTTTTGTGAAATCTATACAACTATACtgaaacaaataattatttttcattctttttcctttttaggaaaaggaaaagaaaaacaccGTTGAATTCTCTATGTTCTATTTATTTTGCGAGTTTGAAATCTGTATAACTTTCTATACAAAAAATTAAAGAACTATCAAACTCATTCTGATGGCATTTCCTCTTTTTCAGCCAATCAGTCGCAAAGAGATTGAGTTGCAAATTCTGGAGATTCCATCTCTAATCAATTTGGATAAGtcctttttggtatgttttacctatgcattttgtttcaaattatggcaattttttttaaagaaacacTTTTCTTCCTAATGAGAACTTAAGATCGCTGCTGTTATGTTTTTTTCTGCCTAAGGattctctcttttcttctaaGTCTTCAACTTCATTTTCAAATAGTCTTTGAATAAGTTAATTGACTTAATGACCACTTGCAGGTACATCTAAATCTCACTAACCATACAGACAGAGAGTTGGGCCCATTTGAGGTCCAGCTATCACAAAATAGCGCACATGAGGAG
Protein-coding sequences here:
- the LOC107901718 gene encoding trafficking protein particle complex subunit 13 isoform X3 — its product is MSTTQQGTHSLAFRVMRLCKPSFHVEPPFRLDPADLFVGEDIFDDPLAAANLPPLLSSQLTKSMDSSDLTYGNRFLLHHPSDAMGFSGLLLLPQSFGAIYLGETFCSYISINNNSNFEVRDIIIKAEIQTERQRILLLDTSKSPVESVRAGGRYDFIVEHDVKELGAHTLVCTALYNDNDGERKYLPQFFKFVVANPLSVRTKETTYLEACIENHTKSNLYMDQVEFEPAPHWSATVLKADELHPADNSSTGGREIFKPPILIRSGGGIHNYLYQLKLASPDSAQMKVEGTNILGKLQITWRTNLGEPGRLQTQQILGTPISRKEIELQILEIPSLINLDKSFLVHLNLTNHTDRELGPFEVQLSQNSAHEEKKVMINGLQTMVLPQVEAFGSTDFHLSLIATKLGVQRISGITVSDTTEKKTYDPLPDVEIFVESD
- the LOC107901718 gene encoding trafficking protein particle complex subunit 13 isoform X1, with product MSTTQQGTHSLAFRVMRLCKPSFHVEPPFRLDPADLFVGEDIFDDPLAAANLPPLLSSQLTKSMDSSDLTYGNRFLLHHPSDAMGFSGLLLLPQSFGAIYLGETFCSYISINNNSNFEVRDIIIKAEIQTERQRILLLDTSKSPVESVRAGGRYDFIVEHDVKELGAHTLVCTALYNDNDGERKYLPQFFKFVVANPLSVRTKVRTVKETTYLEACIENHTKSNLYMDQVEFEPAPHWSATVLKADELHPADNSSTGGREIFKPPILIRSGGGIHNYLYQLKLASPDSAQMKVEGTNILGKLQITWRTNLGEPGRLQTQQILGTPISRKEIELQILEIPSLINLDKSFLVHLNLTNHTDRELGPFEVQLSQNSAHEEKKVMINGLQTMVLPQVEAFGSTDFHLSLIATKLGVQRISGITVSDTTEKKTYDPLPDVEIFVESD
- the LOC107901718 gene encoding trafficking protein particle complex subunit 13 isoform X2 encodes the protein MSTTQQGTHSLAFRVMRLCKPSFHVEPPFRLDPADLFVGEDIFDDPLAAANLPPLLSSQLTKSMDSSDLTYGNRFLLHHPSDAMGFSGLLLLPQSFGAIYLGETFCSYISINNNSNFEVRDIIIKAEIQTERQRILLLDTSKSPVESVRAGGRYDFIVEHDVKELGAHTLVCTALYNDNDGERKYLPQFFKFVVANPLSVRTKVRTVKETTYLEACIENHTKSNLYMDQVEFEPAPHWSATVLKADELHPADNSSTGEIFKPPILIRSGGGIHNYLYQLKLASPDSAQMKVEGTNILGKLQITWRTNLGEPGRLQTQQILGTPISRKEIELQILEIPSLINLDKSFLVHLNLTNHTDRELGPFEVQLSQNSAHEEKKVMINGLQTMVLPQVEAFGSTDFHLSLIATKLGVQRISGITVSDTTEKKTYDPLPDVEIFVESD